From Cecembia calidifontis, one genomic window encodes:
- a CDS encoding SDR family oxidoreductase, which translates to MNYTEGMLKEGALRGKTILVTGGGTGLGKSMGLYFLKLGANLVITSRKLEVLQETAKEMEKETGGNVLALACDVREIEQVEKMWTDAIAHYGRVDVVLNNAAGNFISPTERLSTNAFNTVLDIVLKGTSNVTLTAGKHWIKEKQAGTFLNIVTTYAWTGSGYVVPSAAAKAGVLAMTRSLAVEWAKYKIRSNAIAPGPFPTEGAWSRLLPGDLVKKFDPAKKVPVGRVGEHQELANLAAYLVSDFSAYINGEVITIDGGEWLMGAGEFNNLEMIPQELWDMMEASRGKKQ; encoded by the coding sequence ATGAATTACACAGAAGGAATGCTCAAAGAAGGTGCTTTGAGAGGTAAAACTATATTAGTTACAGGTGGAGGAACTGGTTTGGGGAAATCCATGGGGCTGTATTTTTTGAAATTGGGAGCCAACCTTGTCATCACCAGCAGAAAATTGGAGGTGCTTCAGGAAACAGCCAAAGAAATGGAAAAGGAAACTGGCGGGAATGTCTTGGCATTGGCCTGTGATGTAAGGGAGATTGAACAGGTCGAAAAAATGTGGACTGATGCCATAGCCCATTATGGAAGGGTAGATGTGGTATTGAACAATGCCGCCGGTAATTTTATCAGCCCAACCGAAAGGCTATCCACCAATGCTTTCAATACGGTATTAGATATTGTTCTGAAAGGTACTTCAAATGTAACCTTGACTGCGGGTAAGCACTGGATCAAGGAAAAACAGGCCGGGACCTTTTTGAATATTGTGACAACCTATGCCTGGACAGGATCGGGTTATGTCGTTCCCAGTGCAGCAGCCAAGGCCGGTGTGTTGGCCATGACCCGGTCTTTGGCCGTGGAATGGGCCAAATATAAAATCCGCAGCAATGCCATTGCTCCCGGGCCATTCCCTACTGAGGGTGCTTGGAGCAGGTTACTTCCGGGGGATTTGGTCAAGAAATTCGATCCAGCCAAAAAAGTGCCTGTAGGGCGGGTAGGGGAGCATCAGGAGCTTGCAAATCTAGCGGCTTATTTGGTATCTGATTTTTCTGCTTATATCAATGGGGAAGTGATTACCATTGATGGAGGTGAATGGCTCATGGGAGCTGGAGAATTCAATAATTTGGAAATGATTCCTCAGGAGTTGTGGGATATGATGGAGGCTTCCAGGGGAAAAAAGCAATGA